A genomic region of Colius striatus isolate bColStr4 chromosome 20, bColStr4.1.hap1, whole genome shotgun sequence contains the following coding sequences:
- the SERPINF2 gene encoding alpha-2-antiplasmin isoform X1, with the protein MWTTGGGAEGRCCWGGEGWTRHCVCPTQSCLPKAGASSNVDRNSLRTMVFLWGLWLLSLSALHSHLKFSSAHAIEQKRLFLDKDGELKDVKSAGAVQSALVEDISTLPNAELVDFTYDTFQEIDGPILPLTTTLAGKRNDWNPEDKAIAGAVGCEQQPPGATASSEEEGEAEDNSCEMTWKKRQRLADGLMKFSISLLREVQLESNRTNVILSPLSIALALSHLALGAANQTEKHLLEVLQLESVPCLQQTLGTIRRRLTASSLSFASRLYLQKGFEVKEKFLEDSERIYGAKPMTLSGISEDDLVAINKWVKEATNGQIPTFLQQLPGDTVMLLLNAIHFHGFWRTKFDAGFTGPDVFHLDNEFVVPVEMMKAQKYSLSWFTLESQDIQVAKFPFKNNMSFVVIVPNQFTWNTSHVLENFPYKQLCRLFPKEIPTTVKIPKIKLDYQLELNKVLSQMGLQELFTSPNLQKITDKPLFVSSIQHQSTLELKEDGVEASAATSVAMSRSVSAFSLDRPFIFIIFEDETGLPIFIGSIQNPNPNAAPQLKEPLDSREAMNVNEYPMPK; encoded by the exons ATGTGGACCACAG GGGGTGGTGCTGAAGGtcgctgctgctggggaggagagggctGGACAAGACACTGTGTTTGCCCCACACAGAGCTGTCTGCCTAAAGCAGGTGCCAGCTCCAACGTGGACAGGAACAGCCTCAG AACTATGGTGTTCCtctgggggctgtggctgctctccCTGTCTGCTCTGCACAGTCACCTCAAG TTTTCTTCAGCACATGCCATTGAGCAAAAGCGTCTCTTCTTGGACAAAGATGGGGAGCTGAAG GATGTGAAAAGTGCTGGAGCTGTACAGTCTGCTCTGGTGGAAGACATCTCAACCCTGCCAAATGCAGAGCTGGTAGACTTTACCTATGACACCTTCCAGGAGATTGATGGGCCCATATTACCTCTCACCACCACCCTGGCAGGCAAGAGGAATGACTGGAACCCAGAAGACAAAGCCATagctggggctgtgggctgtGAACAGCAaccccctggggcaactgcctcttctgaagaggaaggagaggctGAAGATAACAGCTGTGAGAtgacttggaagaagagacagagGCTGGCAGATGGCTTGATGAAATTCAGCATCAGTCTGCTGAGAGAAGTCCAGCTGGAGTCCAACAGAACCAACGTGATCCTGTCACCCCTCAGCATTGCCCTCGCCTTGTCTCACCTGGCACTGG GAGCTGCAAATCAGACAGAGAAGCATTTGCTGgaggtgctgcagctggagtCAGTGCCCTGTCTCCAGCAGACCCTGGGCACCATTCGCCGGCGGCTCACGGCATCCAGCCTCAGCTTTGCCTCGCGCCTGTACCTGCAGAAAG GGTTTGAGGTGAAAGAGAAGTTCCTGGAGGACTCAGAGAGAATCTATGGAGCAAAGCCCATGACCCTTTCTGGGATCAGCGAGGATGACCTCGTAGCCATAAACAAGTGGGTAAAGGAAGCAACTAATGGGCAAATACCCACCTTCCTACAGCAGCTCCCTGGAGACACAGTGATGCTCTTGCTCAATGCAATCCATTTCCATG GGTTTTGGAGGACTAAGTTTGATGCTGGCTTCACTGGGCCAGATGTATTCCATCTTGACAATGAGTTTGTGGTCCCAGTCGAGATGATGAAAGCCCAGAAGTACTCCCTGAGCTGGTTTACACTGGAGTCCCAGGACATTCAG GTGGCCAAGTTTCCCTTTAAGAATAACATGAGTTTTGTGGTCATTGTACCAAACCAGTTTACTTGGAATACCTCTCATGTGCTGGAGAACTTCCCCTATAAACAACTCTGCAGGCTTTTCCCCAAAGAGATACCCACCACAGTGAAGATCCCCAAAATAAAACTGGACTACCAGCTGGAACTCAACAAGGTTCTCAGCCAGATGG GCCTCCAGGAGCTGTTCACAAGCCCAAATCTCCAGAAGATCACAGACAAACCTCTCTTTGTGTCCAGCATCCAGCATCAGTCTACCTTGGAGCTTAAAGAAGATGGGGTGGAAGCATCTGCTGCTACCAGTGTCGCCATGTCACGCTCGGTCTCTGCCTTCAGCCTTGACAGGCCCTTTATCTTCATTATCTTTGAAGATGAAACAGGCCTCCCTATTTTTATAGGCAGTATCCAGAACCCTAATCCCAATGCTGCTCCCCAGCTAAAAGAGCCACTGGACTCACGGGAAGCAATGAATGTCAATGAGTACCCCATGCCCAAATaa
- the SERPINF2 gene encoding alpha-2-antiplasmin isoform X2 codes for MVFLWGLWLLSLSALHSHLKFSSAHAIEQKRLFLDKDGELKDVKSAGAVQSALVEDISTLPNAELVDFTYDTFQEIDGPILPLTTTLAGKRNDWNPEDKAIAGAVGCEQQPPGATASSEEEGEAEDNSCEMTWKKRQRLADGLMKFSISLLREVQLESNRTNVILSPLSIALALSHLALGAANQTEKHLLEVLQLESVPCLQQTLGTIRRRLTASSLSFASRLYLQKGFEVKEKFLEDSERIYGAKPMTLSGISEDDLVAINKWVKEATNGQIPTFLQQLPGDTVMLLLNAIHFHGFWRTKFDAGFTGPDVFHLDNEFVVPVEMMKAQKYSLSWFTLESQDIQVAKFPFKNNMSFVVIVPNQFTWNTSHVLENFPYKQLCRLFPKEIPTTVKIPKIKLDYQLELNKVLSQMGLQELFTSPNLQKITDKPLFVSSIQHQSTLELKEDGVEASAATSVAMSRSVSAFSLDRPFIFIIFEDETGLPIFIGSIQNPNPNAAPQLKEPLDSREAMNVNEYPMPK; via the exons ATGGTGTTCCtctgggggctgtggctgctctccCTGTCTGCTCTGCACAGTCACCTCAAG TTTTCTTCAGCACATGCCATTGAGCAAAAGCGTCTCTTCTTGGACAAAGATGGGGAGCTGAAG GATGTGAAAAGTGCTGGAGCTGTACAGTCTGCTCTGGTGGAAGACATCTCAACCCTGCCAAATGCAGAGCTGGTAGACTTTACCTATGACACCTTCCAGGAGATTGATGGGCCCATATTACCTCTCACCACCACCCTGGCAGGCAAGAGGAATGACTGGAACCCAGAAGACAAAGCCATagctggggctgtgggctgtGAACAGCAaccccctggggcaactgcctcttctgaagaggaaggagaggctGAAGATAACAGCTGTGAGAtgacttggaagaagagacagagGCTGGCAGATGGCTTGATGAAATTCAGCATCAGTCTGCTGAGAGAAGTCCAGCTGGAGTCCAACAGAACCAACGTGATCCTGTCACCCCTCAGCATTGCCCTCGCCTTGTCTCACCTGGCACTGG GAGCTGCAAATCAGACAGAGAAGCATTTGCTGgaggtgctgcagctggagtCAGTGCCCTGTCTCCAGCAGACCCTGGGCACCATTCGCCGGCGGCTCACGGCATCCAGCCTCAGCTTTGCCTCGCGCCTGTACCTGCAGAAAG GGTTTGAGGTGAAAGAGAAGTTCCTGGAGGACTCAGAGAGAATCTATGGAGCAAAGCCCATGACCCTTTCTGGGATCAGCGAGGATGACCTCGTAGCCATAAACAAGTGGGTAAAGGAAGCAACTAATGGGCAAATACCCACCTTCCTACAGCAGCTCCCTGGAGACACAGTGATGCTCTTGCTCAATGCAATCCATTTCCATG GGTTTTGGAGGACTAAGTTTGATGCTGGCTTCACTGGGCCAGATGTATTCCATCTTGACAATGAGTTTGTGGTCCCAGTCGAGATGATGAAAGCCCAGAAGTACTCCCTGAGCTGGTTTACACTGGAGTCCCAGGACATTCAG GTGGCCAAGTTTCCCTTTAAGAATAACATGAGTTTTGTGGTCATTGTACCAAACCAGTTTACTTGGAATACCTCTCATGTGCTGGAGAACTTCCCCTATAAACAACTCTGCAGGCTTTTCCCCAAAGAGATACCCACCACAGTGAAGATCCCCAAAATAAAACTGGACTACCAGCTGGAACTCAACAAGGTTCTCAGCCAGATGG GCCTCCAGGAGCTGTTCACAAGCCCAAATCTCCAGAAGATCACAGACAAACCTCTCTTTGTGTCCAGCATCCAGCATCAGTCTACCTTGGAGCTTAAAGAAGATGGGGTGGAAGCATCTGCTGCTACCAGTGTCGCCATGTCACGCTCGGTCTCTGCCTTCAGCCTTGACAGGCCCTTTATCTTCATTATCTTTGAAGATGAAACAGGCCTCCCTATTTTTATAGGCAGTATCCAGAACCCTAATCCCAATGCTGCTCCCCAGCTAAAAGAGCCACTGGACTCACGGGAAGCAATGAATGTCAATGAGTACCCCATGCCCAAATaa
- the SERPINF1 gene encoding pigment epithelium-derived factor — translation MQTPVVLLFLGLLTVPSRSQNSANEQNSATADGANVGEVEEEDPFYKSPINKLAAAVSNFGYDLYRQQSSRTATANVLLSPFSLATALSGLSLGAGERTEDVISRALFYDLLNKAEVHDTYKDLLSSVTGPEKSMRSASRIVLEKRLRVKPGFHSQLEKSYKMRLRALSGNTQLDLQEINNWVRQQTKGRIMRFMKDMPTDVSILLAGAAHFKGTWKTKFDTKKTALKDFHLDEDRTVKVSMMSDPKAILRYGFDSELNCKIAQLPLTEGISAMFFLPTKVIQNMSLIEESLTSEFVHDVDKELKTVHAVLSLPKLKLNYEEALGNTLKETRLQSLFTSPDFTKISVKPIKLSHVQHKAILELSEDGERSTPNPGVNAARLTFPIEYHVDRPFLLVLRDDTTGTLLFIGKILDPRNI, via the exons ATGCAGACTCCTGTGGTTCTCCTTTTCCTGGGTCTCTTAACTGTGCCAAGCAGATCCCAGAACTCAGCTAATGAGCAG AACTCTGCCACCGCCGATGGAGCGAACGTTGGCGAGGTCGAAGAGGAAGATCCGTTCTACAAGAGCCCCATAAACAAGTTGGCAGCAGCAGTCTCCAACTTTGGCTACGACCTGTACCGTCAGCAATCCAGCAGGACAGCCACTGCCAACGTGCTGCTGTCCCCATTCAGCCTGGCTACTGCACTTTCTGGTCTCTCCCTCG gggctggagaaaGAACAGAAGATGTGATTTCTCGGGCTCTCTTCTATGATCTGCTTAACAAAGCTGAGGTTCATGACACTTACAAGGACCTACTGAGCAGCGTGACTGGACCAGAGAAGAGCATGAGAAGTGCCTCCCGTATTGTCCTGGAGAAAA GACTGAGGGTGAAGCCTGGTTTTCACAGCCAGCTAGAGAAGTCCTACAAGATGCGTCTGAGGGCACTGAGTGGCAATACCCAGTTAGACCTCCAAGAAATCAACAACTGGGTACGACAGCAGACAAAGGGAAGGATTATGAGGTTCATGAAGGACATGCCCACAGATGTCAGCATTCTTCTTGCTGGAGCTGCTCACTTCAAGG ggacATGGAAAACCAAGTTTGACACCAAGAAGACTGCCCTGAAGGACTTCCACCTGGATGAGGATAGAACTGTGAAGGTGTCCATGATGTCAGACCCCAAAGCCATACTGCGATACGGTTTTGACTCAGAACTCAACTGCAAG ATTGCCCAGCTGCCATTGACAGAGGGAATCAGTGCCATGTTCTTCCTGCCTACGAAGGTGATCCAGAATATGTCTCTGATTGAGGAAAGCCTGACTTCTGAGTTTGTCCATGATGTAGACAAGGAGCTGAAGACGGTCCACGCTGTGCTAAGCTTGCCCAAACTAAAGCTCAACTATGAAGAGGCACTTGGCAACACACTAAAGGAGACAC gGCTCCAATCGCTTTTCACATCACCTGATTTTACCAAGATTTCTGTCAAACCTATTAAGCTATCTCATGTGCAACACAAGGCAATTCTGGAGCTTAGTGAAGATGGGGAAAGATCCACACCAAATCCTGGAGTGAACGCTGCTCGTCTGACCTTCCCCATAGAATATCACGTGGACAGACCTTTCCTTCTTGTACTGAGAGATGATACCACTGGAACCCTCCTCTTCATTGGCAAGATCCTGGATCCCAGGAACATTTAG
- the SMYD4 gene encoding SET and MYND domain-containing protein 4 produces MALPVEEWRLYAARRWASLEPPLRERLAAASLPETLRLGCGLLRPEADAAALRRLCRRTRVGKEPAAARFYREEGNRLFGRRQYAAALRLYSQAASHELPGSPEVAVCFANRSAALFHLGHFEVCLEDIARAESHGYPDRLLPKVLLRKVECLLCLGRLQDAADTLSMVENKITMDGKVTSPAHQTLLKKLSQLKIKLHEKESHPEPAQEACGDNQTQLEIWEENDSISGASSSLSLDFDIERGRHLVASQDIGPGQSLLKEEAFVSVLCPGESLLLQDSSGTAWDTRVTNADLYCHHCLRQLLASLPCRGCSYAKYCSQNCADVAWERYHRTECSLGALLLTLGVFCHVALRTVLLAGFAEVGRLVEWSHDGDKVLEAPDTRADNRGIPGCNNNGQYQSCYQAVFNLLPHTEKHSPEHKFLCMLSVVAICKQLQEAGLEAAVLNQEPSEKLSKPKTCEKTSGELSPELKTVAEAMLRHVLQLQCNAQAITVMQELGSGDGAVVKKKPVRLATAFFPVLSLLNHSCCPNTSVSFSGTAATVRASQPIPSGQEIFHCYGPHRCRMKVAERQQLLSQYFFECHCQACLDELQSDVSVVSMRNSFCCPSCQSPMQGEDMLCCSNEVCAISVSRENLSRRLQDLERQIKEALELLRDRKADQAIQMLLKCQVDAGNFLSPEHLLMGEMEDHLAQVYATLGKWQEAARHLERSIEIVEMHHGPSSVETGHELLKLAQILFNGFAVSKALSTIQRAEEILSVHCGPQSTQIQELQEMKACLSELPRSILQRT; encoded by the exons ATGGCGCTGCCGGTGGAGGAGTGGCGGCTGTACGCCGCCCGGCGCTGGGCCTCGCTGGAGCCGCCGCTGCGGGAGCGCTTGGCGGCAGCGTCGTTGCCAGAGACGCTGCGCTTGGGCTGCGGCCTCCTGCG GCCTGAGGCGGACGCGGCGGCTTTGCGGCGCTTGTGCCGCCGGACGCGCGTAGGGAAGGAGCCGGCGGCCGCTCGCTTCTACCGTGAGGAGGGAAACCGGCTGTTCGGCCGCCGCCAGTACGCGGCCGCCTTGAGGCTCTATTCGCAG GCGGCGTCCCACGAGCTCCCCGGCAGCCCCGAGGTCGCCGTCTGCTTTGCCAACCGCTCCGCGGCCCTCTTCCACCTCGGGCACTTTGAG GTTTGTTTGGAAGATATTGCCAGGGCTGAAAGTCATGGCTACCCAGACAGGCTGCTGCCCAAGGTCTTGCTGCGGAAAGTTGAATGTCTGCTGTGTTTGGGGAGGTTACAGGATGCAGCAGATACCCTCAGTATGGTGGAGAATAAAATCACCATGGATGGGAAGGTGACTAGTCCTGCACACCAGACACTGCTGAAAAAGTTAAGTCAGCTGAAGATTAAATTGCACGAGAAAGAAAGTCATCCAGAGCCTGCACAAGAGGCATGTGGTGACAATCAAACCCAGCTGGAGATCTGGGAAGAGAATGACAGTATTTCAGGTGCATCTTCGTCTCTGAGCTTGGATTTTGATATAGAGAGAGGGCGTCACTTGGTGGCCTCCCAGGACATCGGGCCAGGACAGAGCTTGTTGAAAGAGGAGGCCTTTGTAAGTGTGCTCTGCCCAGGGGAGAGCCTtcttctgcaggacagcagtgGAACAGCGTGGGATACTCGAGTCACTAATGCAGATCTTTATTGCCACCATTGTCTGAGGCAGCTCTTGGCCTCGCTGCCTTGCCGTGGTTGTAGTTACGCAAAGTACTGCAGCCAGAACTGTGCAGATGTGGCATGGGAGAGGTACCACAGGACAGAATGCTCCCTGGGAGCACTGCTGCTCACTTTAGGGGTCTTTTGCCATGTTGCCTTGAGGACTGTTCTACTGGCTGGATTTGCAGAGGTTGGCAGGCTGGTGGAATGGTCCCATGATGGGGACAAGGTCCTTGAGGCACCAGATACAAGAGCTGATAACAGAGGTATCCCTGGTTGTAACAACAATGGTCAGTACCAGAGTTGTTACCAAGCTGTCTTCAACCTTTTGCCACACACAGAGAAGCACAGCCCTGAACATAAGTTCCTTTGCATGCTGAGTGTGGTAGCTATATGCAAACAACTGCAAGAAGCTGGCCTAGAGGCTGCTGTTTTGAATCAGGAACCATCTGAGAAGTTGTCCAAACCAAAGACATGTGAAAAAACATCAGGTGAATTGTCTCCAGAGCTGAAGACTGTGGCAGAAGCAATGCTGAGGCATGTGTTACAGCTGCAATGTAATGCACAAGCAATCACTGTAATGCAGGAGTTGG GGTCCGGAGATGGTGCTGTTGTAAAGAAGAAGCCTGTGCGCCTGGCGACAGCCTTCTTTCCTGTGCTCAGCCTTCTGAACCACTCCTGCTGTCCCAATACCAGTGTGTCATTTAGTGGGACAGCTGCCACTGTCAGGGCATCACAGCCAATCCCAAGTGGCCAAGAGATTTTCCATTGCTATG GTCCTCACCGGTGTAGAATGAAGGTTGCTGAGAGGCAGCAGCTTCTCAGTCAGTATTTCTTTGAGTGTCACTGTCAGGCATGCCTGGATGAGTTACAGTCTGATGTGAGTGTGGTGTCCATGAGAAACTCATTCTGCTGTCCTAGCTGCCAGTCTCCAATGCAG GGAGAAGACATGCTTTGCTGTTCAAATGAAGTTTGTGCAATCTCAGTCAGCAGAGAGAACCTGTCACGTCGTTTACAGGACCTTGAGCGGCAAATCAAGGAAGCCTTAGAGCTGCTGAGAGACAGGAAGGCTG ATCAAGCTATCCAAATGCTCCTGAAGTGTCAGGTGGATGCTGGAAACTTCTTGTCTCCAGAGCATTTACTGATGGGAGAGATGGAGGATCATCTGGCACAGGTCTATGCTACTCTTG gaaAGTGGCAGGAAGCAGCCAGACACCTGGAGAGGAGTATTGAGATTGTGGAAATGCATCACGGGCCATCAAGTGTAGAAACAGGTCATGAACTTCTCAAGCTGGCACAAATTCTCTTCAATGG ATTCGCAGTTTCTAAAGCTCTGAGCACAATTCAAAGAGCAGAGGAGATTTTGTCAGTGCACTGTGGTCCCCAGAGTACTCAGATCCAGGAACTACAAGAGATGAAGGCCTGTCTGTCAGAGCTTCCCAGAAGCATCCTCCAGAGGACTTAA